One genomic segment of Ignavibacteriota bacterium includes these proteins:
- a CDS encoding MBOAT family protein: MLFNSIQFLIFFPLVVMLYFMIPHKYRWILLLSASYYFYMCWKPEYAILLVISTIIDYYAGIMMEKSETKKKRRKFLILSLLSNLGLLFTFKYYNFFSTSFVDVLNYYNIFLDSPTFKLLLPVGISFYTFQTMSYSIDVYRGEIKAQHHFGYFALYVTFFPQLVAGPIERSTNLMPQFFEKHDFDTKRASDGLKLMMWGFFKKVVIADRLAILVNQVYNNAESYEGFPLLLATYFFAFQIYCDFSGYTDIAIGAAQVMGFKLMDNFNRPYFSKSISEFWKRWHISLSTWFRDYVYIPLGGNRASKWKWYFNLFFTFLISGLWHGANWTFVIWGAIHGFYLIFATWTKDIVNKIYKFLRLEKGTRLRKYVDVAITFHLVLFAWVFFRANSFNDAIYILSNIFPLNIKDFVSLLNSTGAVENALGLTKRGIVLALLSIGFMEFVHLFQRHRKMRSFLSDKPIVLRYAIYYAILIAIISFGEFSMQEFIYFQF, from the coding sequence ATGCTATTTAATTCAATACAATTTCTGATATTTTTTCCATTAGTAGTAATGCTGTATTTTATGATACCACATAAATACAGATGGATATTATTATTATCGGCGAGTTATTATTTCTACATGTGCTGGAAACCGGAGTATGCAATACTTTTAGTAATTTCCACAATAATAGATTATTATGCCGGTATAATGATGGAGAAATCAGAGACAAAGAAAAAGAGACGGAAATTCTTAATACTAAGTTTGCTTTCCAATTTAGGTTTATTATTTACATTTAAGTACTACAATTTTTTTAGCACATCCTTTGTTGATGTTCTCAATTATTATAACATTTTTTTAGATTCCCCAACATTTAAGCTTCTTTTGCCTGTTGGTATTTCGTTTTATACTTTTCAGACGATGAGCTATTCAATAGATGTTTATAGAGGAGAAATAAAAGCACAACATCACTTTGGATATTTTGCTTTGTATGTAACATTTTTTCCGCAGTTAGTTGCCGGACCAATAGAAAGATCAACCAACTTAATGCCTCAGTTTTTTGAAAAACATGACTTCGATACAAAAAGAGCGAGTGACGGCTTAAAATTAATGATGTGGGGATTTTTTAAGAAAGTTGTAATTGCAGATAGACTGGCTATACTTGTAAATCAGGTTTACAATAATGCGGAAAGTTATGAAGGATTTCCACTTTTATTGGCAACATACTTTTTTGCATTTCAGATATACTGCGATTTTTCGGGGTATACGGATATTGCAATAGGCGCAGCGCAGGTAATGGGTTTTAAGCTGATGGATAATTTTAACAGACCATACTTTTCTAAAAGTATATCAGAATTTTGGAAAAGATGGCACATATCATTATCAACATGGTTTAGGGATTATGTTTACATTCCGTTAGGCGGCAATAGAGCAAGCAAATGGAAATGGTACTTTAATTTATTCTTCACATTTTTGATCAGCGGATTATGGCACGGAGCAAACTGGACGTTTGTAATATGGGGAGCAATACATGGGTTTTATTTGATATTTGCCACATGGACAAAAGATATTGTAAACAAAATTTATAAGTTTTTAAGATTAGAAAAAGGTACACGATTAAGAAAATATGTTGATGTTGCAATAACATTTCATTTGGTATTATTTGCATGGGTATTTTTTAGAGCAAATTCATTTAACGATGCAATTTACATTCTTTCTAATATTTTTCCACTTAACATAAAAGATTTTGTATCTCTGTTAAATTCAACGGGTGCCGTTGAAAATGCTCTTGGTTTAACGAAAAGAGGAATCGTATTAGCTCTTCTATCAATAGGTTTTATGGAATTCGTTCATCTTTTCCAGCGCCATAGAAAAATGAGATCATTCCTTTCGGATAAACCTATAGTTCTTAGATACGCAATTTATTATGCAATTTTAATTGCAATAATTTCTTTCGGCGAATTCAGCATGCAGGAATTTATTTACTTTCAATTTTAA
- a CDS encoding NAD-dependent epimerase, protein MKIILITGAAGFVGYHLSNELCKRGYNVFGLDNLNNYYNVNLKIARLERLQSYKNFEFEKIDLVEKEKIFELFKKEKFDYVINLAAQAGVRYSIENPFVYIESNIVGFINILEACRKFSIKHLIYASSSSVYGANFKQPFSENDNVDHPVSLYAATKKSNELMAHTYSSLYNIPTTGLRFFTVYGPYGRPDMAYFSFTKDIIEGRTIKVFNDGNLERDFTYIDDIVEGIVKLLDKAPVKNDAWDRMKAEPSTSFAPYRVLNLGNNKPVKLIHFINVLERETGIEAKKEYLPMQPGDVHSTFADISFLNDYIEFKPTTSIEDGLKKFVEWYKEYYK, encoded by the coding sequence ATGAAAATTATATTAATTACCGGTGCAGCTGGATTTGTTGGATATCATTTATCAAATGAACTTTGTAAGCGTGGTTATAATGTTTTTGGTTTAGATAACTTAAATAATTATTACAATGTAAATCTAAAGATTGCAAGATTAGAAAGATTACAAAGTTACAAAAATTTTGAATTCGAAAAGATAGATTTGGTTGAAAAAGAAAAAATATTTGAATTATTTAAAAAAGAAAAATTTGATTATGTAATTAATTTAGCAGCACAGGCGGGAGTCAGGTATTCAATCGAAAACCCATTTGTATATATTGAAAGCAATATTGTTGGGTTTATTAATATTTTGGAAGCATGCAGAAAGTTTTCGATTAAACATTTAATTTACGCATCTTCAAGTTCTGTTTACGGGGCAAATTTTAAACAGCCATTTTCAGAAAACGATAACGTTGATCATCCGGTTTCTTTATACGCAGCAACAAAAAAGAGTAACGAACTGATGGCACACACTTATTCTAGTTTGTATAATATTCCAACTACGGGCTTAAGATTCTTTACGGTATATGGTCCTTACGGCAGACCAGATATGGCGTATTTTTCGTTTACAAAGGATATAATTGAGGGTAGAACAATAAAGGTATTTAATGATGGAAACCTTGAAAGAGACTTTACTTATATAGATGATATTGTTGAAGGAATAGTTAAACTTTTAGATAAAGCCCCAGTTAAAAATGATGCTTGGGACAGAATGAAAGCAGAACCTTCAACTAGTTTTGCTCCATATAGAGTTCTTAATTTAGGTAATAATAAACCAGTAAAATTAATACACTTTATCAATGTGCTCGAAAGAGAAACTGGCATAGAAGCCAAAAAAGAATATTTACCTATGCAGCCCGGGGATGTTCACTCAACTTTTGCCGATATTTCTTTTTTAAATGATTACATAGAATTTAAACCAACTACGAGTATTGAAGATGGTTTGAAAAAATTTGTGGAATGGTATAAAGAATATTATAAATAA
- a CDS encoding glycosyltransferase has product MSERKKKILYYLMQGGSAGGSDTCLYLLIKFLDKTKYEPILLYKERSKFVDELEKLNVTLIPVPIKERKKNSKQTNATNTKQITFANNPSNLRIILSSIKHLVKRVPDIINLIKVIKDYNIDIVHANHYLTGDRSVLVASLLTKVKTISHNRGLYPPDPIDRIIAKKLDCIINMSDFSKSVYTKNGVSEEKCITIYDGIDTEEFKPNANESDEIIVGCFGRLEKWKGQQTLINAAELIVKSCINIKFIIVGNGPDEQDLKTSVKRKKLEDYFEFTGHITNVVEYMNKCTIIVHTSIEPEPFGMVITEAMALEKPVIATKIGGPIEIINDQEDGFLVTPQNPIELANVVINLSKENYLRHSIGLKARKKVLEKFDVKNYARKIAEIYEEITY; this is encoded by the coding sequence ATGAGTGAGAGAAAAAAAAAAATTTTATACTATTTGATGCAAGGAGGTTCAGCAGGAGGTTCTGATACTTGTTTATATTTGTTAATAAAATTTTTAGACAAAACAAAATATGAACCAATTTTGCTATATAAGGAAAGAAGTAAATTTGTTGATGAACTTGAAAAGCTAAATGTAACTTTGATTCCGGTACCAATTAAAGAAAGAAAAAAAAATAGTAAACAAACAAATGCTACAAATACAAAACAAATTACCTTCGCAAATAATCCAAGTAATTTAAGGATTATCTTAAGTAGTATAAAGCATTTAGTTAAAAGAGTTCCGGATATTATAAATCTGATTAAAGTAATTAAGGATTATAACATAGATATAGTTCATGCTAACCACTATCTTACTGGTGATAGGTCTGTTTTGGTGGCTTCATTGTTAACTAAAGTAAAAACAATTAGTCATAATAGAGGACTTTACCCGCCCGATCCAATTGATAGAATAATTGCTAAAAAATTAGATTGCATTATCAATATGTCTGATTTTTCTAAAAGTGTATATACGAAAAATGGAGTTTCCGAAGAAAAATGTATAACAATTTATGACGGGATTGACACAGAAGAATTTAAACCTAATGCAAATGAAAGTGATGAAATAATTGTTGGGTGCTTTGGAAGATTGGAAAAATGGAAAGGTCAACAAACTTTAATTAACGCAGCAGAATTAATAGTTAAATCTTGCATAAATATAAAGTTTATTATCGTTGGTAACGGGCCTGACGAACAAGATTTAAAAACTAGTGTAAAAAGAAAAAAATTAGAAGATTATTTTGAATTTACTGGACATATAACTAATGTTGTTGAATATATGAATAAATGTACAATAATTGTTCATACTTCCATTGAGCCCGAACCATTTGGTATGGTAATAACGGAAGCAATGGCACTTGAAAAACCTGTTATTGCAACAAAAATTGGCGGACCTATAGAGATAATTAATGATCAAGAAGATGGCTTTTTGGTTACTCCGCAAAATCCTATAGAACTAGCTAATGTTGTAATTAATTTGTCAAAAGAAAATTATTTAAGACATTCAATTGGTTTAAAGGCACGTAAAAAAGTTTTAGAAAAATTTGATGTAAAAAATTATGCAAGAAAAATTGCAGAAATTTATGAAGAAATAACTTATTAA
- a CDS encoding glycosyltransferase family 4 protein, translating into MTKIKNEINILYFDLHIPLILQNRSEPFGGVAVEWLSWMKAFSKIGCRCTLLTYIGTKSTNNYNYFEILEGIDKNKKFIFQIFKIYKLLKHNKPSYIVQEGANRYTGIFAFLAKLLNLPFIHRIASDMDVDDRILKHFSKLYLLFYRFGIRNATHISCQNQYQFETLKKKFNSKSISILYNPFEIKEPLTSNFSKEYIAWVGNFRYEKNLPALAFIAKSLPSIKFKIAGCKFEITDEDTEVGLRELENLKNVEFVGHIINSEITQFLKKAFCLLNTSRLEGFSNTFLESWSVGVPVITTKNVNPDNIISEYKLGIVAEEYGYIPNILKDFLKLKKYLDFEDNCYNYIKYKHNPEILAKQFLNDMINCKIK; encoded by the coding sequence ATGACAAAAATTAAGAATGAAATAAATATTCTTTACTTTGATTTGCACATTCCTTTAATACTGCAAAACAGATCAGAACCTTTTGGTGGTGTTGCTGTTGAGTGGCTTAGTTGGATGAAAGCCTTTTCGAAAATAGGATGCCGTTGTACCTTATTGACATATATTGGTACCAAAAGCACAAATAATTATAATTATTTTGAAATATTAGAGGGTATTGATAAAAATAAAAAATTCATATTTCAAATCTTTAAAATATACAAGTTATTAAAACATAATAAACCTTCATACATCGTTCAAGAGGGCGCTAATCGATATACTGGAATATTTGCTTTTCTTGCAAAATTATTAAATTTACCTTTTATTCATAGAATAGCAAGTGACATGGACGTTGATGACAGAATATTGAAGCATTTTTCTAAATTATACTTATTATTCTATCGTTTTGGAATTAGAAATGCTACTCATATTTCTTGCCAAAATCAATACCAGTTTGAAACACTCAAAAAGAAATTTAATAGTAAAAGTATATCAATATTGTATAATCCATTTGAAATAAAAGAACCTTTAACATCTAATTTCTCGAAAGAATATATTGCTTGGGTTGGAAATTTTAGATATGAAAAAAATCTTCCTGCTCTGGCATTCATTGCAAAAAGCCTTCCTTCAATAAAATTTAAAATTGCTGGTTGTAAATTCGAAATTACGGATGAAGATACAGAGGTTGGGCTTCGTGAATTGGAAAATCTAAAAAATGTTGAATTTGTAGGTCACATTATTAACAGTGAGATAACTCAATTTTTAAAAAAAGCATTTTGCCTTTTAAATACTTCAAGATTAGAAGGTTTTTCAAATACTTTTTTAGAATCATGGTCTGTTGGAGTTCCGGTTATTACAACAAAGAATGTAAATCCCGATAATATAATCTCGGAATATAAATTAGGTATTGTTGCTGAAGAATATGGATATATACCTAATATTTTAAAAGATTTCTTAAAGCTTAAAAAATATTTAGATTTTGAAGATAATTGTTACAATTATATAAAATATAAGCATAATCCAGAAATATTAGCTAAACAGTTTCTAAATGATATGATAAATTGTAAAATAAAGTAA
- a CDS encoding O-antigen ligase family protein: MEILIYTVAVLVVAVVLFLLVEQPYFLIAPLTFATFYVFNIEIPFPIDSRGLLVLLIFLRLYIFDKENMVLVNDHLFRNKIFLMIIFFLIFELIVPISEGEKFISYLKEILLIIVSVIIGFLGMQNNIGKKSFLIGLFFAGILSSIDLIFTFFTTGELNIIRVIDLLMGNKVIGNHNYPGLLSGVAFLFAYICLSRNIFNKFLMFAVMVFLFIGMLFSTSRSTLGGVIFVFFMINFFERDFRVKIKRIYLSIFILLLLYVGGLFYFQFTGIPNNRFTFQGVFYYRLYSEPLQYFGKSQLSFNPYTGELIEGSMNFRSEKWKKDLLKFFKNDPAHQFFGLGPGGYLEISEKVYNKWNNVKGQYAAHNGYIFILIERGFLGLFLFLAIIITLSFYLLKKSFYSEVQFPFVYLFIAIVFYSIGQNSELTSRFVFMLIGGLIYSAYFERNE, translated from the coding sequence ATGGAAATATTAATTTATACTGTTGCAGTTCTGGTTGTTGCAGTTGTTTTATTTTTACTAGTTGAACAACCATATTTTTTAATTGCCCCTCTAACATTTGCTACTTTTTATGTTTTCAATATAGAAATACCATTTCCAATAGATTCTAGAGGGTTACTTGTATTATTAATCTTTTTGAGACTATATATATTTGATAAAGAAAACATGGTATTGGTTAATGACCATTTGTTTAGAAATAAAATTTTTTTGATGATTATATTTTTTCTAATATTTGAACTAATTGTTCCTATTTCCGAAGGAGAAAAATTTATTTCATACTTAAAAGAAATTCTACTAATTATTGTTAGTGTAATTATTGGATTTCTTGGAATGCAAAATAATATTGGAAAGAAGTCATTTCTAATTGGTTTATTTTTCGCAGGAATTCTGAGCTCGATAGACTTAATATTTACTTTTTTTACAACTGGTGAACTTAATATAATAAGAGTTATTGATTTGTTAATGGGTAATAAGGTAATAGGTAATCACAATTATCCTGGTTTACTTTCAGGTGTGGCATTTTTATTTGCATATATTTGTTTAAGTAGGAATATTTTCAATAAATTTTTAATGTTTGCAGTTATGGTATTTTTGTTTATTGGAATGTTATTCTCTACTTCAAGAAGTACTTTAGGTGGAGTAATTTTTGTTTTTTTTATGATTAATTTTTTTGAAAGAGACTTTAGAGTAAAAATAAAAAGAATCTATCTCTCAATTTTTATTTTATTATTACTGTATGTTGGGGGGCTGTTTTATTTTCAATTTACTGGAATCCCCAATAACAGATTTACATTTCAAGGCGTATTTTACTATAGATTATATTCAGAACCTTTGCAATATTTTGGGAAAAGTCAGCTGAGTTTTAATCCATATACTGGAGAATTGATTGAAGGAAGTATGAATTTCAGATCGGAAAAATGGAAAAAAGATTTGTTAAAATTTTTTAAAAATGATCCCGCTCATCAGTTTTTTGGTTTAGGACCTGGTGGATATTTAGAAATCTCTGAAAAAGTTTACAATAAATGGAATAATGTTAAGGGGCAATATGCAGCTCATAATGGGTATATATTTATTTTGATCGAGCGAGGTTTTCTTGGATTATTTTTATTTTTAGCAATTATAATAACTTTATCATTTTACTTATTGAAAAAATCATTTTATAGCGAAGTTCAATTTCCCTTTGTCTATTTATTTATTGCAATAGTATTTTACTCAATTGGTCAAAATTCTGAATTAACAAGTAGATTTGTTTTTATGCTTATTGGCGGACTAATATACAGTGCATATTTTGAAAGGAATGAATAA
- a CDS encoding glycosyltransferase — protein MHLIWLTPEFPSSKDNTKGIYIYRTVKELAKFYKITVIALYPAAPPILEIFKYKKDWKNLIKDWKTNYTANNSIQILNCDIIYLRYYRLPRKLFHDVEGWFAYWQIRKKLKNIVTKDSIIHANWIFPAGTLGKIISKKYKVPFLISLLGSDVNRLVVGTKFWKSAQKLFNDSNNITAVTNDLFEKCEKKNIHIEESKKYLIDNIYESDKFYIKDRIETRKMLGIDDNSKIIFYAGNLIPLKNVDILINAYSLIENKYSDTLLFIAGAGGEEGSLKRLSSTLNLNNKIFFLGPLLGDDLVNYYNAADLLSLQSKSEGLPNVIVESFLCGTPVVATDVGGISKIVKEGSNGFLVKPNSIEDLAQKIEQCLANAWNRNEIRNSISDLFPQKVIEKYHQLYNKLV, from the coding sequence ATGCATTTAATTTGGCTTACTCCGGAATTTCCAAGTAGTAAAGACAATACAAAAGGGATTTATATATATAGAACAGTTAAAGAATTGGCAAAATTCTATAAAATTACTGTTATCGCATTATATCCTGCTGCTCCGCCAATATTGGAAATTTTTAAATATAAAAAAGATTGGAAAAATTTAATTAAGGATTGGAAAACAAATTATACTGCAAATAATTCAATTCAAATTTTAAATTGCGATATTATTTATTTAAGATATTATAGATTACCAAGAAAATTATTCCACGATGTTGAAGGGTGGTTTGCATATTGGCAAATACGAAAAAAGCTAAAAAATATAGTAACAAAAGATTCTATTATTCACGCAAACTGGATTTTTCCAGCTGGAACATTGGGAAAAATAATTTCAAAAAAATATAAAGTGCCATTTTTAATATCACTTTTAGGAAGTGATGTTAATAGACTTGTTGTAGGCACAAAGTTTTGGAAATCCGCGCAAAAGTTATTTAATGACTCAAATAATATAACCGCAGTAACAAATGATTTATTTGAGAAATGCGAAAAAAAGAATATTCATATTGAGGAGAGTAAAAAATATTTAATAGATAATATCTATGAATCAGACAAATTCTATATCAAAGACCGAATTGAAACAAGAAAAATGCTTGGTATTGATGATAATTCTAAAATTATATTTTATGCGGGTAATTTAATACCTCTTAAAAATGTTGATATTTTAATAAATGCCTATTCGTTAATAGAAAATAAATACTCTGATACATTATTATTTATTGCTGGTGCGGGTGGTGAAGAAGGCTCTCTAAAAAGACTTTCATCAACTTTAAATCTCAATAATAAGATCTTCTTTCTTGGTCCATTACTCGGTGATGATCTGGTAAATTATTACAATGCTGCAGACTTATTAAGTTTACAGAGTAAAAGTGAAGGTTTACCGAATGTAATAGTTGAATCATTTTTATGTGGAACACCGGTTGTGGCAACTGATGTAGGCGGAATATCAAAAATTGTTAAAGAAGGATCGAATGGTTTTCTTGTAAAACCAAATTCTATTGAAGATCTTGCTCAAAAAATTGAACAATGTTTAGCTAATGCATGGAATAGAAATGAAATTCGTAATAGTATTTCTGATTTATTTCCTCAAAAAGTAATTGAAAAATATCATCAATTATATAACAAACTAGTTTAA
- a CDS encoding glycosyltransferase, with protein MLERKEKKIVFITWAEYGSRMESISIVLNAEPIFIANVRKEKKIWVSAFLYFSYAYRNIKILSDRKPDIIIITNTVWPIALVNFLYAKITKTKLVLDSHSCAFDYVFYKYPLFLSLIFAKYSDLSFVTNQNHLKLVQSKGGKAVILSDIPFESKFESVKKRDLGNKFNICYICSFSYDEPYFELIEAAKNLPDVQIFITGNYPIANITPEKYEHVKFTGYINNYEYRTLLKSVDAIISLTRNEDTMQRAGSESISVGKPLILSDTKMLKNYFTQGTVFVKNTPEEIANGITELRNEFEKYSFEIIKFQKERSEKFDNKLNEIKEILELK; from the coding sequence ATGTTGGAAAGAAAGGAAAAAAAGATAGTTTTTATAACATGGGCTGAATATGGTTCACGTATGGAAAGTATTTCAATTGTATTAAATGCCGAACCGATTTTTATTGCAAATGTACGTAAAGAAAAAAAAATATGGGTTTCAGCATTTTTATATTTTTCCTATGCATACAGAAATATAAAAATTCTAAGTGACAGAAAACCAGATATAATAATAATAACAAACACTGTTTGGCCAATTGCTTTGGTAAACTTCCTTTATGCAAAAATTACAAAAACAAAACTAGTTTTAGATTCTCATTCATGTGCCTTTGACTATGTATTCTACAAATACCCATTATTTCTATCTTTAATCTTTGCAAAATATTCTGATTTGTCATTTGTAACAAATCAGAATCACCTTAAACTAGTACAAAGCAAAGGTGGTAAAGCGGTAATATTAAGTGATATTCCATTTGAAAGTAAATTCGAGTCTGTTAAAAAAAGAGATTTAGGAAATAAATTTAACATTTGTTATATATGCTCTTTTTCATACGATGAACCATATTTTGAACTAATTGAAGCAGCTAAAAATTTACCAGATGTCCAAATATTTATTACTGGAAATTATCCAATTGCAAATATTACTCCCGAAAAATATGAACATGTTAAATTTACAGGTTATATAAATAATTACGAATATAGAACTCTTCTAAAAAGTGTTGATGCAATAATATCATTAACAAGAAATGAAGATACGATGCAAAGAGCTGGTAGCGAATCAATATCTGTTGGAAAACCTTTAATACTTTCAGATACTAAAATGTTAAAAAACTATTTTACTCAGGGTACAGTCTTTGTTAAGAATACACCAGAAGAGATTGCAAATGGAATCACTGAACTTAGAAATGAATTTGAAAAGTATTCTTTCGAGATAATTAAATTTCAGAAAGAACGAAGTGAAAAATTTGATAATAAATTAAATGAAATAAAAGAAATATTGGAGTTAAAATGA
- a CDS encoding nucleotide sugar dehydrogenase, which yields MNISIFGLGYVGCIGLGCLSDLGHKLIGVDVDQTKVDLINSGKATIVEKDIDDLILRNFGNNKISATTNNVEAVKDSEVAIICVGTPNNENGKLNMNYIYHVAEEIANALKQKEKFFTIAIRSTVMPGTNKEIIKIIEEKSGKKNNEDFAVVSNPEFLREGSAVNDFFNPPYTVLASESQKGINVMKEVYSKINAEIMVVDIGSAELIKLVNNTFHALKIVFANEIGRISKSLGVDSFKLMDLFVKDKQLNISHRYFLPGFAYGGSCLPKDLKALNTIAHDNYVQLPTIASIEVSNKIHIEYALSIILNKNKNKIGFYGLAFKAGTDDLRFSPALELVERLLGKGFNVKIYDKNVNLSKLMGKNRDYLFNKLPHINVLLKENLDDFLNNIDILVIVNKEKGVEEILHRKLDNVEIVDLIRVFKDNETSLGYDGICW from the coding sequence ATGAACATAAGTATTTTTGGCTTAGGCTATGTTGGTTGTATTGGTTTAGGTTGTTTATCAGATCTTGGGCACAAACTTATAGGTGTTGATGTTGATCAAACCAAAGTTGATTTAATAAATAGTGGAAAAGCTACAATAGTTGAAAAAGATATTGATGATTTGATTTTAAGGAATTTTGGTAATAATAAAATTAGTGCTACAACAAATAATGTTGAAGCTGTAAAAGATTCTGAAGTTGCGATTATATGTGTTGGAACACCGAATAATGAAAATGGCAAGTTAAATATGAATTATATATATCATGTCGCCGAAGAAATTGCGAATGCTTTAAAACAAAAGGAAAAATTTTTTACTATTGCAATAAGAAGTACAGTAATGCCTGGTACTAATAAAGAAATTATTAAAATAATTGAAGAAAAAAGTGGTAAAAAAAATAACGAAGATTTTGCAGTTGTTTCTAATCCAGAATTTTTGCGTGAAGGTTCTGCAGTTAATGATTTCTTTAATCCTCCTTATACAGTTTTAGCTTCAGAATCCCAAAAGGGAATAAATGTAATGAAAGAAGTTTACTCTAAAATTAATGCTGAAATTATGGTAGTTGATATTGGAAGTGCAGAATTAATCAAACTTGTCAATAATACATTTCATGCATTAAAAATAGTTTTTGCAAATGAAATAGGTAGAATATCAAAATCACTTGGTGTTGATAGTTTTAAATTGATGGATTTATTTGTTAAAGATAAACAACTTAATATTTCACATAGATATTTTTTACCAGGATTTGCATATGGAGGTTCTTGTCTTCCTAAAGATCTAAAAGCACTAAATACTATTGCCCATGATAATTATGTACAATTACCTACTATTGCTTCAATTGAAGTTAGCAATAAAATTCACATAGAATATGCATTAAGCATAATTTTAAATAAGAATAAAAATAAAATTGGATTTTATGGTTTAGCTTTTAAAGCAGGTACGGATGATTTAAGATTTAGTCCTGCTTTGGAATTAGTTGAGAGACTTTTAGGAAAAGGATTTAATGTTAAAATTTATGATAAAAATGTTAACCTTTCCAAGTTAATGGGTAAAAACCGTGATTACTTATTTAATAAATTACCACATATAAATGTACTTTTAAAAGAAAACCTTGATGATTTTCTAAATAATATAGATATACTTGTAATTGTAAACAAAGAAAAAGGTGTTGAAGAAATTTTGCATAGAAAATTGGATAATGTTGAAATTGTTGATTTAATTAGAGTTTTTAAAGATAATGAAACGTCTCTTGGCTATGACGGTATTTGTTGGTAA
- a CDS encoding glycosyltransferase family 4 protein: MKYKSICIVSKFLYENDTRLQQQISILSQNNFSVEVICQLEEKRNISIKKNVRVYGVSTPGAKDTILEYIGNTLRFALPAFYYLQKLNFSKKFDIIIVHTLPELLVFITIFQKMFGTKVILDIRDTSVELFDSKWSHENRKLLRKLVVFFANLSCSIADKILVASPGFKEKLLERNIPEEKITVVFNSADTNIFRFDSQRKYQKIEKDLKIIYHGSIAERFGIDIAVESMKYITEKIPYAILNIYGFYDKAFKIRIEEIIGKLKLENNVFLNDRESLENIYLKIKESDIGIVPYKDDFFMQLAFSTKLFEYVASGIPVVTSRLKPAESVFNDESLFFVAARNSRELADMVIYISQHPELREKQVKNAYEDYAKISSEIMNKRFLDVLNGISN, from the coding sequence ATGAAATATAAAAGTATTTGTATTGTATCAAAATTCTTGTATGAAAATGATACAAGACTTCAGCAACAAATTTCTATTCTTAGTCAAAACAACTTTTCTGTTGAAGTTATTTGTCAGCTTGAGGAAAAGAGAAATATTAGTATTAAGAAAAATGTTAGAGTTTATGGAGTTTCTACACCGGGTGCAAAAGATACAATTCTTGAATATATCGGAAATACTTTAAGATTCGCATTACCGGCATTTTATTATCTTCAAAAACTTAATTTCTCAAAAAAGTTTGATATTATTATTGTTCACACTCTACCGGAATTATTAGTTTTTATTACAATTTTTCAAAAAATGTTCGGTACAAAAGTTATTTTAGATATTAGAGATACTTCTGTTGAACTTTTCGATTCCAAATGGAGTCATGAAAATAGAAAACTATTACGAAAATTAGTTGTTTTTTTTGCTAATCTTTCGTGCTCTATTGCTGATAAAATTCTTGTTGCCAGTCCCGGATTTAAGGAAAAATTATTAGAAAGAAATATACCTGAAGAAAAAATAACAGTAGTATTTAACTCGGCAGATACAAATATTTTTAGATTTGATTCGCAAAGGAAATATCAAAAAATTGAAAAAGATTTAAAAATAATATATCATGGATCAATTGCTGAAAGATTTGGAATTGATATAGCAGTTGAATCTATGAAATATATTACTGAAAAAATACCATATGCAATTTTAAACATTTACGGCTTTTATGATAAAGCTTTTAAAATTAGAATTGAAGAAATAATAGGTAAACTTAAATTAGAAAATAATGTTTTTTTGAATGATAGAGAAAGTTTAGAAAACATTTATTTAAAGATTAAAGAATCTGATATTGGGATAGTACCATATAAAGATGATTTTTTTATGCAGTTAGCTTTTTCTACAAAATTATTTGAATATGTAGCATCTGGAATTCCGGTTGTAACATCAAGATTAAAACCGGCAGAATCAGTCTTTAATGATGAAAGTTTGTTTTTTGTTGCTGCGAGAAATTCCCGAGAGCTTGCTGATATGGTTATTTATATTTCTCAACATCCGGAATTACGTGAAAAACAAGTTAAAAATGCTTATGAAGATTATGCTAAAATTTCTTCCGAAATAATGAATAAAAGATTTTTGGATGTTCTTAATGGAATTTCCAACTAG